The DNA segment GGCTATCTCATCTTTAAACTGTTTGACATAGGGGCAGTCCCAGATAGCCAGAACCTTGCTTTGGGCAATATAGACCTGACTGTGCCCAGGGGCGGTGCTTGCTTCGAGGACATAGGAGAAAATTTGTGGCCGTTTGCAGACGTCGGGTCTTTCCGGGTAGATGGTGCATCTGCCGTTGTTGCGAAGTTTTTGGCAGGAGGTCTCTTTAGGCAAGATCATGCTCCAGCCGTTTTGCCAGTTATAGATGGCAGGATCGCTGGCAAAAAAAGGCTTTCCTTCAACCTTTAAAACTGTTTCAGAATGGGCTGTGAGGCCACGGCTTTCGGGAGTATCAACAGAGGGCAGCGAAAAAAGGGCAGTCTCTTTGCCTGAAAGTGGTATTTCAAAAAACGATTGGCTGTATGATTGGTCTGGCCCAACACAGCAAAGTGTGCAACGGCAGGGCGCACAAAGCAGGCTGTTGAGTGTCTCAAGTTCACGAGTAAGGATTGCCTGTGATGTCCATAAATCGACGGCCTCCATAGGATCAACCGGGTTGTTGTCCGGATGGATGATTTTATAGGGAAGAGGTTCGGCTTTTTTTAAACGATGAAACTCGTTAAGAACATCCATATAGGGCCTTAGTAAGGCTTGGGGCTCGTCGTACCGACACGAGTTAGTCTCTATGGGTTCGTTTAACTCTGCAAGCAGTTCAGATATTGACGAGAAAGGGCCGGTAATAAAAAGAAGTTGGACTAGCCTGGCTAAGGGCAGAATCGGATTTTGCAGCATTGTAAGACCAGCTTGAAATTGATTGCTATCCATGGTAGTGATGACCTGTTTTAAAAGTTACTTCTTGGTTGGTGGAATCCGATGTAAATCAAGTTAACTAAATCAACCGCAAACCGTCAACTGACATCTGCAGAGTTCACTAAATGGATGAACTGAAACAACAAGCGCTTACCGAGCATCTGGCCGAACTGCGCCAGTGCCTGATTGCGTCGATAATAGCGGTACTTATCGGCTTTGGTGTCAGTTATGGGTTTGTGAAAGAGCTTGGGCACTGGTTTTTGAAGCCGTTGTTCGATGTCCTGCCGCCAGGCTCGACCTTGGTGTTTACTTCGTACCAGGAGGCTTTTTTTTTAACCTGAAATTAGCCCTGGTCAGTGGAGTTCTTCTTGCCAGCCCGGTAATTTTTCTGCAAATATGGCGTTTTGTAGCCCCGGGCCTCTATCGCCACGAAAAAAAAGTAGTTATCCCTTTTTCAATTCTTTCTTCGTTATGTTTCCTTGGAGGTGCTGCCTTTGGCTATTTTGTTGTTTTCCCTCCTGCCTTTAAATTTCTGACCAGCTATACAACTGAATACCTGACTCCCATGCCGGCGGTGAAGGAGTATTTTTCTTTAAGCCTGCGCCTGTTAATAGCCTTTGCGGTAATCTTTGAGCTGCCGGTTTTTATGGTGTTGCTTGGCAAGATTGGCCTGGTCAATACGGCCTTTTTAAGGAAACATCGTAAATACGCAATACTACTTGCCTTTGTTATTGCCGCGATCCTTACTCCCACACCGGATGTGGTTAATCAGTTGATGATGGCCATTCCGCTGGTTGTTCTCTATGAGATCAGTATCGTGGCTGTTGGGATTTTTGGGCGCAAAGTGCTGCCGGATTTTGCAGAAGGAAAGGCTGAGCCGGAAGAGACTGAAGAGTAGGGGGGGAATCGGTTGATGCGCAAGAATGCAAAAAAGAAATATCCTGTGGAAAGGTGCGTACCTGCGACACTTATTGTACAAATGTGGCTTGCTATGTATATTTGTAGATTATGAACATATACTGGGCTTGTCAAGTGAACTTGGAGGTGTATCTTGTAGGGTTGAGTCTTGCGAAACCCTACATTATTGGGTGGAAGTGGTTCGGAAGTCGTTTTGTTCGAATGGTGCTGTTCAAAAGAGATAAAACAGTCTATATCCTTCACCAAACGATTGTATTGTACCCGTGTTGCGCAAGGTAGGTGTTGCATTTGACAAAGACACCCGAGCCCAGGAAGCCGCGATGAGCAGAAAGGGGCGATGGGTGACTGGTTTTAAGGATGCAGTGTTTCTTCTGGTCGATGAGTTGGGTTTTCTTCTGGGCAAAGGCCCCCCAGAGCATGAAAACGACATGCTCCCTTTTGCTTGAAATCGTCTCAATAATATTATCCGTAAGTTCTTGCCAGCCAAGGCTCGCATGGGAGTTAGAGCTTCTGGCCACAACGGAAAGACTGGAGTTGAGGAGCAGCACGCCCTGCCTGGCCCACCTGGTCAGGTCCGAAGAGAATTCCTGAGGCTCATTGGGATATATGCTGGCCTGAATTTCTTTGAAAATGTTCTTTAGTGATGGGGGCACTGGAATGCCTTCACGTACCGAAAAACACAAGCCATGTGCTTCAGAAATTCCGTTATGCTCATTTATATATGGGTCTTGGCCGAGTATCACCACCCGAACGTCATCGAAGGCAGTTTGTTGCATGGAGTTGAATACCAGCTCCGGCGGCGGATATACTTTTCTGCCTTGTGAGGCTTTCCCATATGCCTCAATCTTCAAGGCCTTGTGAAACCCCGCCCTCATTAATGGTATTGTCTCTTCCCAAAGTGACACCGTTGTTTGGTTCTCCTGTATCCTTAGAAATTATCGCTAAGTCACTTTCTCGCAATATAGTACAATCTCTCTTACCAAAAGTCCTCTTTTTGTTTTCCGAACACTATTTCAGGGACACTTCCCATATTTATTGACTCTTATACTATTTCAAGCTACCTTCCACACATGCCAAGAATCGCTCGCATCATAGCCCCCGGGTATCCCCATCATATTTACCCAGCGTGGCAATAATCGTTCAGTGGAGGGTGGCGCGTTATATTGAACGTAACCCTGTTAAGGCTGGCCTCGTTGGACAAGCAGAAGAGTATCGTTGGTCGAGCGCAAGATACCATCTGACCGCTGCGCAA comes from the Desulfobulbaceae bacterium genome and includes:
- the tatC gene encoding twin-arginine translocase subunit TatC, translated to MVSGVLLASPVIFLQIWRFVAPGLYRHEKKVVIPFSILSSLCFLGGAAFGYFVVFPPAFKFLTSYTTEYLTPMPAVKEYFSLSLRLLIAFAVIFELPVFMVLLGKIGLVNTAFLRKHRKYAILLAFVIAAILTPTPDVVNQLMMAIPLVVLYEISIVAVGIFGRKVLPDFAEGKAEPEETEE
- the ung gene encoding uracil-DNA glycosylase; the encoded protein is MSLWEETIPLMRAGFHKALKIEAYGKASQGRKVYPPPELVFNSMQQTAFDDVRVVILGQDPYINEHNGISEAHGLCFSVREGIPVPPSLKNIFKEIQASIYPNEPQEFSSDLTRWARQGVLLLNSSLSVVARSSNSHASLGWQELTDNIIETISSKREHVVFMLWGAFAQKKTQLIDQKKHCILKTSHPSPLSAHRGFLGSGVFVKCNTYLAQHGYNTIVW
- a CDS encoding twin-arginine translocase subunit TatC, with the translated sequence MDELKQQALTEHLAELRQCLIASIIAVLIGFGVSYGFVKELGHWFLKPLFDVLPPGSTLVFTSYQEAFFLT